AACTACTGTCCCTTCAGGTGCATCTTCATAGGTTAAACGGTGCGCAATCTTTTGTGTAGATTCTACACTGTCCTCGTAGTGGATGTTTTTACCAATAAATTTAGTTTTTAAACCCAGTCTTAATTCATTGGCTGTTATTTTTTCAGGTGTTTTTACAATTCGGTACCCTTTTCGGCGCACTGCTTCTAATTCAAAACCTTCTTTTCGGAGCTCTTCGATATGCTTCCATACAGCCGTTCTGGAGCAGCCGAGTAACTCTGCTATATGCTGGCCAGATAAGTAAGAACCACCAGCAGTTGTAAAGGCGTCAAGTAATTCTTTCCTTAGTTGTGATTGCACTCCATCAGCCACTCCTTTATGATTTTTTTACTATTCGTAACTCTGCCATCTAGAATCGCTTGCTCAGCCTTAAGCAATAGCTCCTTCACCCATGGTCCACCACTTTTGTTAAACCAGGCCATTAAGTCCGTTCCTGTTAGGTCCATTTCTGATCGTTCTTTAATCGGAAGACTTTCATACAGTCGAGTATAGTGCTGAATGGTGTCACTACCTACGATGCCGTTAATAACGAGATATAGAATTTCAGATGATACGAAAATGTCCTTCGTTGCTGTATACAAATCATAGGAAGACCAACTAGTTTCAAATCGCATATTTAGATAATGTAAAATAAGCTGTATCTCCCTAATTTCCTTCAACGGGATTCGCCAGCCTCTAAGAAATTCCTCTATTTCTTTTTTTTCTACTTTTATGCAGAATATGAGCAATGCCCACATCTCACGTGAGTTTAACCGTTCAAGCTCATACTCTAACACTAACTTTATAGCTTCCTCTTGATTTGATAAACCAGGCAAGTAATGATACATATTGGTTTGAAGAATTAATTCCAAGGCTTGTTTTCGATTAACACCACTAAGTAGTTTATCGAACTCCGTCTGTTTTCGTTCGACCGCAATATGTTCAAGAAGGTGTACCATTTCTATCAGTGCATTTAGTGTTTCTTCTTCAATTTTGAAAGAGAGCTGACCTACAAAGCGAACAGCACGCATCATTCTTAATGCATCCTCTTGAAATCGATTCTCTGCATTTCCAACTGTTTGAATGACTTGATTTATGATTGCTAAATTCCCCTGAAATGGATCAATAAGGTTTCCATATTTATCCATCGCAATGGCATTCATGGTGAAATCTCTCCGCTGTAAATCTTCTGAAATGCTCCTAATAAATGCAACTTCCTTTGGCCTGCGAAAATTCTCGTATTCTGCTTCACTTCGAAAGGTAGTAATTTCATATGCTTGATTTTGATACAAAACCAGAACTGTACCATGCTCGATTCCAATATCGACAGTTTTCGAAAAAATCTGTTTTACTTCTTCGGGGGTTGCCGAGGTGGCAATATCAACATCGTTAATTTCTTTATTTAAAAGGAAGTCCCTGACAGCCCCCCCTACAAAATATGCTTCAAAACCAGCAGTCTCTAACCTTTCTAATACTGGTACAGCTGTTAAAAAAGGCTCTTTCATCTAATCACCCTTAGTTTAAGAGCTTATAATATAATTGCTCATATTTCCCGACAATTTGTTCGGCTCTAAATTTTGTTTTCACAACAGCTAATCCATTACTGGCAAATTGTTCATGAATCTGTTGATCACTTAATAGCATGATAGCTTTCTTAGAAATATCGTCAATATCCCCTAGCTCACAAATGTATCCTGTCTCTCCATTCTGAATAACTTCAGGCAATCCGCCAACATTCGTTCCAATACAAGGTACACCACAGGCCATTGCCTCGAGAGCCACCAGCCCAAAGCTTTCTTTTTCCGATAATAACAGCTTTATATCACTGATGGAATATAATTCATCAAGGTTTTCCTGTTTACCTAGAAGGTGAACTTTATCAGTTAACCCTAATTTCTTTACAAGCCTGCAAACAGGCGTCATTTCAGGGCCATCGCCAACAAGCAAAAGCTTTGCCGGCATTGCAGCAGAAATCTTCGCAAACGTTTTTACCACATCCTGAACACGTTTAACTGGCCGGAAATTTGAAACATGGATGACGACTTTTTCATTTTCTTTAATTCCGAATTCCTTCTTTAAATGATTTGCTTCTCTTTTTTGATAAATTCTTTCATCAATAAAGTTATAGACCGTTTCAATTTGTTTGTCTGGCTGAATAAGTTCTTGGGTTTGCTCAATTAAAGACCTTGAAACAGCCGTTACTGCATCAGATTTTTCAATCCCAAACTTAATTGCCTCTGTCAGGGATGGATCGTAACCAAGAACGGTTATGTCTGTACCATGCAGCGTGGTGACAATCTTTACATCAACCTTTGACATCTGTTTTGCCAAGATTGCGCAAACTGCATGCGGGATAGCATAATGGACATGGAGAATGTCTAGATTTTCTCTATTAGCAACCTCGGCCATCTTACTTGCTAAGGCAATATCATAGGGTGGATATTGAAAAACAGAATATTGATTCACTTCAACCTGATGATAAAAAATATTATGATACATTCTATTAAGTCTAAACGGCATGCTAGATGAGATGAAATGAATTTCATGCCCCTTCTCAGCTAGCATTTTCCCTAATTCTGTCGCAACGACTCCTGAGCCGCCAACAGTAGGATAACAGGTAATTCCAATTTTAAGTTTCCTCATTTTTAATCTCCCATCAAGTCACGATTCAAGAGAATTGGCACCTTTGATTTAAACCCTTCAGCAAAATCAACTCCAACTTGCTGACCAAATAGTCTTTCCCTTGCCTCAACGGTTTCGATGTATCCATTAACTAGGGGCGTTTTAATACTATTTTCTGTTTTCTCAAATTGGCTTTTATAGGCCCTCAAGGCTGCAATTTTATATTCCATCGTATCAGAAATATCAATGGTGAAATCTGGCTTATGGAAGCCATTTATCATATAGAAATACATGTTTGAAACCTTGTGGGGTGTTTGGCTATCCTCGGTATGGTATTTCCTTATGCCAGCAGAAAAGACCGCCTCTTCCACAAGGCGGGCGCAGTTTCCATGATCAGGATGGCGGTCTTCAAAGTAAGGAGCAAAGACAATTTGTGGTTGATACCTTCTAATGACGAAAGCAATCTTCCTAATGAATTCCTCCTGCAGAAGCAGGCCTCTATCTGGAAATGCAAGTGACAATCTCTTAGATACTCCTAATATTTCAGCTGCTTTATTTGCTTCTGATTTTCTTATTTCTATCGTCCCATTCGAAGAAAGTTGCGCCTCCGTTAAATCACAAATGCCTATTCTTTTCCCTCTTGCAGTCAGTTTTGCGATACTTCCTCCCATGCCAATTTCGACGTCATCAGCATGGGCACCGAAAGCTAATATATGTAGGGGCTTATCGCTCATCTCTTTCACCGGTATCATGAACAATGTTTCTCCATTCTAAGAAACCCTCATCTAATCCTCTAATCAATAGTTCCGCAGTCCCCATATTTGTAGCCAGGGGTATAGAATACACGTCACATAGGCGAACGAGTGCCGTCACATCAGGTTCATGCGGCTGAGCAGTAAGTGGATCCCTGAAAAAGAAAATCGCGTCCATTTTATTTTTTGCAATCATCGCACCGATTTCCTGATCTCCGCCTAGTGGGCCAGATTGAAATCTAGTAATGGGTAATCCTGTTGCTTCTTGTATTCTAAGACCAGTAGTCCCCGTTGCAAAAAGGGTGTGTTCTGAAAAGATAGTTTGGTATGCTGTCGCAAATTGAACTAAGTCATTCTTTTTATTATCGTGTGCAATTAAAGCTATATTCATGGCAGTGCTCCTATTCTAGAATATTTTCAAGTCCATATACAAAAA
This Neobacillus sp. YX16 DNA region includes the following protein-coding sequences:
- a CDS encoding CCA tRNA nucleotidyltransferase encodes the protein MKEPFLTAVPVLERLETAGFEAYFVGGAVRDFLLNKEINDVDIATSATPEEVKQIFSKTVDIGIEHGTVLVLYQNQAYEITTFRSEAEYENFRRPKEVAFIRSISEDLQRRDFTMNAIAMDKYGNLIDPFQGNLAIINQVIQTVGNAENRFQEDALRMMRAVRFVGQLSFKIEEETLNALIEMVHLLEHIAVERKQTEFDKLLSGVNRKQALELILQTNMYHYLPGLSNQEEAIKLVLEYELERLNSREMWALLIFCIKVEKKEIEEFLRGWRIPLKEIREIQLILHYLNMRFETSWSSYDLYTATKDIFVSSEILYLVINGIVGSDTIQHYTRLYESLPIKERSEMDLTGTDLMAWFNKSGGPWVKELLLKAEQAILDGRVTNSKKIIKEWLMECNHN
- the bshA gene encoding N-acetyl-alpha-D-glucosaminyl L-malate synthase BshA, with the translated sequence MRKLKIGITCYPTVGGSGVVATELGKMLAEKGHEIHFISSSMPFRLNRMYHNIFYHQVEVNQYSVFQYPPYDIALASKMAEVANRENLDILHVHYAIPHAVCAILAKQMSKVDVKIVTTLHGTDITVLGYDPSLTEAIKFGIEKSDAVTAVSRSLIEQTQELIQPDKQIETVYNFIDERIYQKREANHLKKEFGIKENEKVVIHVSNFRPVKRVQDVVKTFAKISAAMPAKLLLVGDGPEMTPVCRLVKKLGLTDKVHLLGKQENLDELYSISDIKLLLSEKESFGLVALEAMACGVPCIGTNVGGLPEVIQNGETGYICELGDIDDISKKAIMLLSDQQIHEQFASNGLAVVKTKFRAEQIVGKYEQLYYKLLN
- the bshB1 gene encoding bacillithiol biosynthesis deacetylase BshB1; the encoded protein is MIPVKEMSDKPLHILAFGAHADDVEIGMGGSIAKLTARGKRIGICDLTEAQLSSNGTIEIRKSEANKAAEILGVSKRLSLAFPDRGLLLQEEFIRKIAFVIRRYQPQIVFAPYFEDRHPDHGNCARLVEEAVFSAGIRKYHTEDSQTPHKVSNMYFYMINGFHKPDFTIDISDTMEYKIAALRAYKSQFEKTENSIKTPLVNGYIETVEARERLFGQQVGVDFAEGFKSKVPILLNRDLMGD
- the mgsA gene encoding methylglyoxal synthase — its product is MNIALIAHDNKKNDLVQFATAYQTIFSEHTLFATGTTGLRIQEATGLPITRFQSGPLGGDQEIGAMIAKNKMDAIFFFRDPLTAQPHEPDVTALVRLCDVYSIPLATNMGTAELLIRGLDEGFLEWRNIVHDTGERDER